A part of Oncorhynchus masou masou isolate Uvic2021 chromosome 30, UVic_Omas_1.1, whole genome shotgun sequence genomic DNA contains:
- the LOC135522156 gene encoding uncharacterized protein LOC135522156 → MCSSWMQVTFLLAHLIVAGAVVYQYPGSLTVAEGTNVTFHCDISEMGGECSYIVWVQVGPMRKLTLWPQKTYSVHTNTACLLNIINANRTSVGIFYCALLNGAMLNMGNGSVLEVSDPITSEATLEVLVPMDWQEAPSSPVPLLCLVSGLDPSQARVYWEVEGKVQSSERLPEVQSEKPATVRVQLSVPGHTWAEGKEITCVMESTSGVKMNKTVSRMGMERSRQGMFLAISLGGMCILLSIVVIVITLYVCRLRHDPRKKIFQAYEHNQDGAQGLTEVQYASLKFGAGRGRHLPTAAAKNRQYK, encoded by the exons ATGTGTTCAAGTTGGATGCAGGTGACATTTCTCCTTGCACACTTGATTGTTG CAGGAGCAGTGGTATACCAGTACCCAGGGTCACTAACAGTGGCAGAGGGTACCAATGTGACGTTTCACTGTGACATCAGTGAAATGGGAGGGGAATGCTCTTATATCGTATGGGTGCAAGTGGGACCTATGAGAAAGCTCACACTCTGGCCTCAAAAAACCTACAGTGTCCACACCAACACGGCCTGCCTCCTGAACATCATCAATGCCAACAGGACAAGTGTGGGCATCTTCTACTGTGCCCTGCTTAATGGTGCCATGCTGAACATGGGCAATGGGAGTGTGCTGGAAGTCTCTG ACCCTATCACCTCTGAAGCTACTCTGGAGGTCCTGGTGCCTATGGACTGGCAGGAGGCCCCCTCATCCCCAGTCCCACTCCTGTGCCTGGTGTCTGGACTGGATCccagtcaggccagggtgtactgggaggtggaggggaAGGTTCAGTCCTCAGAGCGTTTACCTGAGGTTCAGTCAGAGAAGCCAGCCACTGTCAGAGTCCAGCTCTCTGTACCTGGCCATACCTGGGCTGAAGGTAAAGAGATCACCTGTGTCATGGAGAGCACCAGTGGGGTGAAGATGAACAAGACAGTCAGCAGGATGG GAATGGAGAGGTCCAGACAGGGAATGTTTCTGGCCATCTCTTTGGGCGGCATGTGTATCCTTCTTTCTATTGTGGTGATTGTCATCACCTTGTATGTCTGCAGACTGAGACACGACCCTC GAAAGAAAATATTTCAAGCCTATGAGCACAACCAGGACGGAGCACAG GGTCTGACTGAAGTGCAATATGCCAGTTTAAAGTTTGGAGCTGGTCGTGGGAGACACTTACCTACAGCCGCTGCTAAAAACAGACAATATAAGTAG